In one Magallana gigas chromosome 7, xbMagGiga1.1, whole genome shotgun sequence genomic region, the following are encoded:
- the LOC105336640 gene encoding uncharacterized protein, translated as MMEPEKDIKCGFCHLGVEAEPVCGKLHHDNKNTSAHHKCMQYSADLVQYKFTSFGGFEINKVEKEIRRGNRLKCSICKTDKSRQGKWLGATAGCAISKCSKTFHYYCAKLDDVAITERSKNSTIVMYRVFCGADHYEQFNKNLNKGALKNQHQHLVRNCSDEEQGSDNEDNAVHAEPDSLNTQYDDDILMISPLSPEKDMDEEMCSTCSSEGDAITMSARESKKSEGKESATLNVKKVSEDKQKTKPSPLKKKLSLNKQNTSKEDDEIDLITEISGNENDLQNVNDSSDSEDPFHSKALDVSDRLTDIRDGKCLMNRSRNPSPELEDSDTIENENNSVLKQREKAKKSNVEVVNKKTDVNVKKGNQEAATQQRTQVTKNGYKKTQAAENQTFSTPKNNSHRNNKTSNGAQRFITAELHITTSPSSIDEVNTEDQATSNGQGYSSDDEMVHHTNVSKNSCNTRDKSSPQVLPHTPGISSESEWEEMAKFPTCALAICSTTKVWPTKKIMITQEARDSFDVENVAIWTSSESFSDQLTDDHLPHFMKIITDMVRERRFKKLGNLLTDTSCQLNQMESIKHLLNLPEQLVNKIRSSLLSDVRNENVNGEEVLFMDAKLNTLFLKLNDTVDRTCKIRNRLLPNAKELLGHLYEWTDATTVSTTPLSQSDSEFEWKGICDWMNREGWSQCDSYIYPSDDIFLASNENLGIKKLIQNQSESEGQALNRKVYFVKAMKDFMKSITFMFLQELIRSACADTKHSLIICPATQNASKESLVPADLGKETVVKIMSAFKPSIKRGISIIVISLSNQTPRRKTVGQTSATSCEDEITVCPVVEPVRSDRKRRAVATKSTTPQQKRQK; from the exons ATGATGGAGCCAGAAAAAGATATAAAGTGTGGCTTTTGTCACCTTGGAGTTGAAGCGGAACCAGTCTGTGGTAAACTACATCATGACAACAAAAATACTTCGGCCCATCACAAGTGCATG caATATTCAGCTGATCTTGTACAGTACAAGTTTACAAGTTTTGGAGGATTTGAAATCAACAAAGTTGAAAAAGAGATACGCAGAGGCAATAGATTG aaatgtTCTATTTGCAAGACTGACAAGAGTAGACAGGGAAAATGGCTGGGTGCTACAGCTGGTTGTGCTATATCCAAATGTTCTAAAACCTTCCACTACTACTGTGCCAAGTTGGATGATGTGGCCATCACAGAGCGCAGTAAAAACTCTACAATTGTTATGTACAG AGTGTTCTGTGGAGCTGACCATTATGagcaatttaataaaaatctaaataaag GTGCATTAAAAAACCAGCATCAGCATTTAGTAAGGAATTGTTCGGATGAAGAGCAAGGAAGTGATAATGAAGATAATGCAGTACATGCAGAACCAGACAGCCTTAACACACAGTATGATGatgatattttaatgataagCCCGCTGTCACCAGAAAAAGACATGGATGAGGAAATGTGCAGTACATGTAGCAGCGAAGGGGATGCAATTACAATGTCTGCTAGAGAAAGCAAGAAATCAGAAGGAAAAGAGTCGGCTACTCTGAATGTTAAAAAAGTGTCTGAAGATAAACAGAAAACCAAACCTAGCCCTTTGAAGAAAAAACTAAgtctaaacaaacaaaatacatcTAAAGAAGATGATGAGATCGATCTAATTACAGAAATCAGTGGGAATGAAAATGATTTGCAAAATGTGAATGACTCTAGTGATTCTGAAGATCCATTTCATAGCAAGGCATTAGATGTAAGTGACAGGCTGACGGACATTAGAGATGGCAAGTGTCTAATGAATAGGTCACGGAACCCAAGTCCCGAACTGGAGGATTCAGAcacaattgaaaatgaaaataacagtgTACTAAAACAGAGAGAGAAAGCCAAAAAAAGCAATGTTGAGGTTGTGAATAAAAAAACAGATGTTAATGTTAAGAAAGGAAATCAGGAGGCAGCTACACAACAGAGGACACAGGTCACAAAAAATGGatacaaaaaaacccaagcagcagaaaatcaaacattttcaacaCCAAAGAACAACTCCCACAGAAACAACAAAACCTCAAATGGAGCCCAGAGATTCATCACAGCTGAGCTACACATCACAACTTCCCCATCTTCCATTGATGAAGTTAACACAGAAGACCAGGCTACTAGTAATGGCCAGGGATATAGTTCTGATGATGAAATGGTTCATCACACAAATGTCTCCAAGAACTCGTGTAATACCAGAGACAAGAGTAGTCCACAAGTCCTCCCCCACACACCAGGGATAAGTTCAGAGTCAGAATGGGAAGAAATGGCCAAATTTCCCA CTTGTGCTTTAGCAATTTGCAGTACAACCAAAGTCTGGCCAACCAAAAAGATCATGATAACCCAAGAGGCCAGGGACAGCTTTGATGTGGAGAATGTTGCTATCTGGACCAGTTCAGAAAGCTTTTCAGATCAACTGACTGATGACCATCTTCCtcatttcatgaaaattattACAGATATGGTCAG GGAGAGAAGGTTTAAGAAGCTTGGGAATTTGTTGACAGATACCAGTTGTCAGCTTAATCAAATGGAATCAATTAAACATCTGCTTAACCTTCCGGAACAACTTGTGAACAAAATCAGGTCCTCATTACTGAGTGATGTAAGGAATGAAAATGTCAATGGAGAAGAGGTCCTCTTCATGGATGCCAAATTGAATACTCTGTTTTTAAAGTTGAACGATACGGTGGACAGAACATGCAAGATACGGAACAGACTTCTCCCAAATGCCAAAGAATTGTTGGGCCACCTGTATGAATGGACAGATGCTACAACTGTGTCGACTACCCCTTTGAGCCAATCAGATTCTGAATTTGAATGGAAAGGAATCTGTGATTGGATGAATCGGGAAGGTTGGAGCCAATGTGATTCATACATTTATCCATCAGATGACATTTTTCTTGCATCCAATGAAAACCTgggtataaaaaaattaatacagaaTCAGTCTGAAAGTGAAGGCCAGGCCCTTAATAGGAAAGTGTATTTTGTCAAAGCGATGAAAGACTTTATGAAAAGTATTACTTTTATGTTTCTTCAAGAACTGATTCGTTCTGCTTGTGCTGACACTAAACACTCTCTTATAATTTGTCCTGCGACTCAAAATGCCAGCAAAGAGTCTCTTGTTCCAGCAGATCTTGGGAAAGAAACCGTTGTTAAAATCATGAGTGCCTTCAAACCATCCATTAAGAGAGGTATATCCATTATTGTCATCAGTCTGAGTAACCAAACTCCAAGGAGGAAGACTGTAG GTCAGACATCAGCAACATCTTGTGAGGATGAGATTACTGTCTGTCCAGTGGTAGAACCGGTGAGGAGTGATCGAAAACGGAGAGCAGTAGCTACAAAATCCACCACACCACAACAGAAACGCCAAAAATAG